CCTGCCCCTGCTCATCTATACCACCTCACTTAACCGCCACGAACATCGATGACCTCGTTGCACCGACACCCGGTGCGCCGTGGTGGACAACCTTTCTCGTCATGGCAAACTCCCCGAGGTAGTGGCCTATCATCTCCTCCTTTATCTCAACCGGGACGAACTCCTTGCCGTTGTGGACGTGGATGGTTATGCCGACCATCTCAGGGAGTATAACCATGTCCCTGCTGTGGGTCCTTATCGGCTTGTTGTACTTGCCCTTCTTGGCAAGCCTTATCTTCCTGAGGAGCTTCTTCTGCTCGGGTGGAAGGCCCCTCTTAAGGCTCCTCCTCTGCCTGGAGGGGAGGAGCTTGGCGAACTCCTCAAGGGGCATGTTGAGCAACTCATCGAGCGTATAACCCCTATATCTAAATTCCTTTCTCGCCATCTTCACTTCCTCCTACCAGTTCTTCTCGCGGCTATGTGACCAACCTTCTGACCTGGAGCGGCTCTCCTCGACACTGTGCTCGGACTACCGATGTGGTGCTCCTTACCACCGTGCGGGTGGTTGACCGCGTTCATCTTGACACCCCTCGGCTTCGGCCAGAACCTGTTCCTGGCCTTGGCTATGTAGTAGGCCTTACCGGCCTTGACGATGGGCTTCTCAAGCCTACCACCGCCGGCGACAATGCCTATCGTTGCCCTGCAATCGGGCTTGAACTGCTTGAGCTCACCGCTCGGGAGCTGGACTATGACTTTGTCCTTCTCCCTGCTCACGACGAGGGCGTAGGTTCCCCCGGCGCGGACGTACTTCCCACCGTCTCCAGGGGTGCCCTCGATGTTGTATACGTACGTTCCCTCAGGTATGTTTGCGAGGGGAAGGGTGTTGCCCGTATCTACTGGAGCCTCGGGGCCGATGTAAATCTCCTGGCCAACGAGAACTCCCTCGGGGGCAATGATAAGCTTCTTAGTCCCATCCTCCAACTTAACGCGGGCAACTGGGGCCGTTCTTCCAGGGTCATGGAGGATTTCCTCAACGACTCCCCTGATGGTCTTCTCCCTCGTGATGTTGAGCGGAATGTACTTAACAGCGCCCCTGTACCTGTGGGAGGGGGCCCTAAAGGTCGTGGTTCCCTTACCTCTCCTCTGCTGGATCAAACTCTTTCCCATCTCACTCACCCCGTCAGAACAATCCCATTCTTGCGGCAACCTCACTTGCGTTGTACTCGGGCTTGAGCTTCACGTAGGCCTTCTTCTCGCCTTTCATGGTTATGAGGGTGTTGACCTTCTCAACCTTGACCTGGAACATCTTTTCCACGGCCCTCTTGATCTCCTGCTTGGTTGCCCTCTTGTCCACTATGAAGGTGAGCTTGTTCTCCTTCTCAATGAGTGAAACGGCCTTTTCGGTAACGACGGGCCTTACGATAACCTTGTACGGATCCATTTCCCATCACCCGTAGATCTCCCTAAGCCTCTCTATCGCACCCTTCGTCCAGATTGTGAGCCTTCCCGGGTGGGTTCCCGGGGCGAGCAGCTCGACACCGAGGTTGTCAACGGTAACGACATCAACTCCGGGGTGGTTCCTGGCCCCCTGGACGATGCCCTCGTTCTTTGCAACGACGATGAGCGGGCCCTTGGCCTTCTTGTATCTCCTTCCACGCATCTTGCCCTTTCCGGCCCTTATTCCGGTGTTCGCCTTTGCCCTCTCGATGTCGTCCCAGATACCGAGCTTCTTGAATATCTCCCTGGTCTGTGCCGTTTTGAAGACCTTCTCGAGGTCGTCAACTACAACGAGCGGGAAGGCAGGAACGTTGTCTACGATGTGACCCCTGGCCTTAACGAGGTCTGGGTTTGCCGTTGCGGCGATGGCGCTCATTATAGCTAACCTGCGCTCCTTCCTGTTGACGTCCTCCCAGATGATCTTCTCGACCTTCGGCGGGTGGGTCCTTCTTCCTCCGACCGCGAAGGGGACGAATGCGGCAAACCTCGGCGGGGTCTTTATCCTCTCAACCCTCGCCATGTCGTGGCCCTTTCCGATGTTCTCGGTAACCCTTCTCTTACCCGCCTGGGGGTCCCTGCCCTGTGGCTGTATCCTGTGAGTCCATGAAGCGATGACTGCGCGCCTTATGAGGTCGGGCCTGAAAGGCGTGGCAAAGACCTTGGGAAGCTCGATCTCCTCCACCGGCTCGCCTTCGAGGTTGAAAACCTTAACCTTCATATATCTCACCTCACTGCTTGGACTCCCTACTGATGTAAGTTATCTGCGGCCTCTCAACGGGCGGCTTCTTCGCGGGCGGCCTTATGGCCGGCCTAACCCTTATTATCCTCTTGAATGAGCCCGGAATCGTGCCCTCTATCATGAGGAAGTCACTCCTGACGATTCCGTAGTGCGGGAAGCCACCCTTGGGGGTTATCTCAATCTCGTTACCGTCCAGGTTGAGCTTTCCGTTCTCCCCTATGGCGATGAGCCTCTTGTTGAGCTCGGTCCTGTGGTGGAAGCCCGTCTGACCGGCCTGCGGGACAGTCCACATAACGCGAGCCGGGTGCCACGGGCCGAGGTTACCGACGTGTCTGCCCTTTCCAGCACGCTGGGCCTTGTGGAACTGGATCTTGACGCCCCAGCGCTTGACCGGACCCTGGGTTCCCTTGCCCTTGGTAACCGCCACAACGTCGAGAAGCTCGCCCTCGTGGAGAACCTCGCTGGCCCTTATCTCTCTGCCTATCCTCTCCTTGGCGTATTCGAACTTTGCCGCGATATCGTTGCCGCCAATGGCGTACTCCATGACTTCCGGCTTCTTCTTGAGCCCGATGAGCCACGGCTGGGTGTGGACGAGAAGGCGAACGTCGACTACCTCACCCTCGTTGACGAGGTCTTCAAGCTGGCCGAGCCTGGCCTGGAACGCCTCTTCGCTGTAGTCCTTGGGCAGGGTCTTTATCCTTCTCCTGACGTGGTCGTTCAGCTTGTGGAACCAGACCTCGGTCGCCGTTTCAAGGCCGAGGTAGCCCTGTCTGTAAGCCCTGATGCCGTAGACGAAGAGCGGCGGAACCTCTACTATGGTGACCGGTGCGAATATCTCCTTTCCTTTGGTGAGTCCGGGGTTGTCGTCTATCATGAGGATGTGGGTCATCCCGGCCTTATAGCCCGCAAAGCCCAGCATCCTGACTTCACTGTCCTCTGGCCAGTTTCTAATCTTGGGCACTATGCTCCTGGCCCTCTTCCTCGGGGAATATGCCAGTGAACCTCTCCTTGGCCTGTGTATGTTTCCCATCTCAATCCCTCCTTATGAGGTTAAATATCGCGAGCGTAGCGAGGAGAGCCTCCTCGGTGCGGACCGTTTCAGTCCGCTGATCAGGGATCGTGTTGAGGATCAGATCAAACTCAAACTCCTCTCCGCCGAGGAGCTCCATCACACCCTTCCTCGGTGAGCCAAACACGAAACCGACCTCCCCCTCCAGCGGGGGAAGCTTCACCTCCCGGATGTCGCGACCCCTCCTGGAGGTCGCGATGACCAGATCCAGCCTGGCCTTTTTAAGTGTTTTCGCCAGCGACTCCTCCGTCAGGTGCACCCTGTACCCCCAGTATTCAGCTGGCTTCGCTGGCACCACTCTGAGCGGTCTTAACGAGACAATCCTGAACGTCGCACGCCCCTCGATGTCCCCTTCGACCATCGCGAGTTCGTCAAGCCCGATGTCCGCGTAGACCCTTCTGCCCTTCCTGAAGGCGAAGCCCTCGCGGATTTCGCCAACCTCCGGCTTTCCCTCGAGCTTGTGGTGGGGCGTCCTGAGCGGCGGTATAACGCCGGCGTACTTGAGCTCTGGCATGAGCGGGAACAGCTTCTTCCTGAGGTACTGCGGCGTTTCCGCGTATTCGAGGATGGTCTTGATGAATTTCCCGTCCTTCCCGCCGGCCCCGTAAATCCAGATGTGCTCGACGCCGAAGATTGCACAGGCCCTGGCTATCTGTCCGACCTTGTAGGTTCTGATCTTTGGGTCATCGCGCTCTTCGAGGAGTGAATCCGGAATGAAGACGTGCCAGGCCATTTTTCCGTCATCCTTCGCTCTGCTAACTTCAACGCTGGAGTGGGGTCTATGGAGACTGTTTAAAAGGCTTTCGAACCCTTCCACCCTTTTTGGTTTGGGGGGTGTGAAATTTTTTTGCAATCAGCCCTTGCTTGCGCAAGCGCTGGCGGAAAGTTTGCGGGCCGTTTTAGTGATGCCAATTTGACCACACAAAAGCTGGAGAAGGTAACCTCAGTCCACAAACGCCAGCCCGTTCCACAGCTCCCGTATCTGGCGCGTGGCCTCTGGATAGACCCGCTTAAAGGTTATCCTCCAGTAGCCGTTCTTCAAATCCTCGATGTCCTCGATGTGGATCTCAACGCCCAGCCTCTCGAAGTGGGTGACCATCCTGTGGGCGGTGCCTATGCCCTTCACCCTGACGGTGAAGGTCTCCTCGACCTCCCCTCCGTGCGCCACCTCGTGTATGCTCTCGACGAAGGGCCTCAGCAGGGCCTTTCCGAGGGCTTTGGCGTACTCTTCGAACTCCTCTCCTTTGAGGTGCTTCTCAGCCAAGTAGAAGGCGAGCCTCTCTATCCTTCCCATGAAGTAGCCGTGGGGGAGGTCGCGGAACACGTGCGAGCCTATCTTTAGGTCGTTGATGTTGGCGTAAGGAGTCGCGTACTTCGCCATCTTCATCATGTCCGGGCTCTTCATGACGATGCCCTCCCTCTTCTCCCTGCTGAGCCTCCCTATTAGGTCATAGAGCTCATCCAGGCGGGAGTAATCAAAGAGGCCAAAGCTCTCGACCTGCGGAATCCCGTACTCCTCAGCGAGTTTATAGCGCTCCTCAACCGGCAGGCTCTTTCCGGTTCCCTTCTCCTGGATATCGAAGAGGAAGAACCCTATATCCTCCTTCACGTAGGGCGGCCCCTCAACTATGTAAGGGCTTTCGGGCCCGGCCACCTCCCCCGCCAGGACAAGGTCGGGGTAGTCTTTGAAAAACTCGAAGTCCACAAAGTCCCCTATCCTCTCCGTCGTGAACGGGCAGACGAAGCCGCCGCGGGTGAGGGCGAGGACTTTCTCCCCGACCTTAACGACGCGGACGTTGTAGCCGTCCACCTTCTCCTCGACGTAGAAGGGCCTGCTCTTGAAGACCCGCTTTATTCCGTTCTCAAGCTGAACGATCCTCTTTATGTGGGGAAAGCCGATAACGGCTTCTCCGTTCTCAAAAACTACCGTCCCCCTGCGGAGTCCCCCGGCAGAATCGCGGAAGCGGACGTATCTGACGCCCTCAAACTCGTCCTCAACGATGCCTCCCTTACCCTCAAGAACGAGCAGCCTCTCCTCGGGGAGGCCCAGCTTGAGGAGGAGATGCCTGAACTGTGGGCTCACCATCTTCCCACCGGAGAGAATAGGGCGGCATCATTAATAATCATTATGAAACCCCGCACAAAAATTCGCCATAGGGCGCGCACAAAGTAAAAGGAAGGGGCGAAGAGGGTAGCGCATCAGAGCTTCATCGCGGAAAGAACCTTGGTGGTGACGTCGTTGCCTTCCCTATCGTAGATCCTGTAGTAGGCTGAGTAGGGCAGCTTCATCTTTGCCCTGCGCATCGAGTCAATGGCAAACTTAAGGTGGGCCTCGTTCACCCAGACGGTGAGGATTTTCTGATCCTTCTTAACCCTCGCCGCCAGTCCAATCGGCTTTCCAAAGGGCCTGCGCATACCGTTTCCGTAACGGTCGGCCTTCCTTCCGGTAGCCATCGGGTTCTCCCTGAGCACCTGGAACGGGTAAACCCTTATCTTGAAGTGGTAGTTGTTCTTTCCGACGGCCGTCTGAAGGTACCTGTTGACCTGTATACGGATGGCCTCAAGGGCGTTCTGCCTTATCTGCATGGCCTGCTTGGCGTGAAGGCTGACCTCGTACTCAAACTCGGCCGAAGGTTCGCCCATGTCGAATATCGTTATCTTCGGCCCGGGAGCACCGCGGATGTACTCCCTCCTCGTGTAAGCGGGCTTGTCAACGTCCCTATCAATCTTTGCTGGCCTCAGTCCCATACTCTCACCTCCAAATGAGCGTAAGCCAGGCCTAAACTTAGCTTGACCACCCTTTTATAAAAGTTTTGGACGGTCTCTCAAGAAACTGCCTCCAGATGATGGGCACCTGTTACGGGTTAATGCCCGTTCTCGCCCGCGTTCCATCAGGCAGACCCTGAACGTCAGTGTGAAATTTTAAAAAGCACCGGCCGAACTGAAAACTTTTCATTTGCTCGACGTTTGGAAGAAAAAAGCTTCAAAAATCAAACGCCCAGTTGGGGAGAATCCTTTTATAGATCCCGGCTCAACTCCCCCCGAGGTGATGTTGATGGAGCTGAGGTTCAAAATGCAGTACGAGGACGCGTACAGGGAAGTTTACGAGATGGTGAAGCCCAAATACAGGCTCTTCACAGCTGGCCCCGTTGCCTGCTTCCCCGAGGTTCTCGCGATAATGAGCGTCCAGATGTTCAGCCACCGCGCGGCCGAGGCCAAGGAGGTTCACGTTGATACCCTCAAAAGGCTCAAGGCCTTCATTGAGGCCGACAAGGGCGAGATAATCCTCTTCCCGAGTTCTGGCACGGGATTCATGGAAGCGGCCGTTAGAAACACAGTACCGCGCGGCGGGAAGGTTCTCGTCACGGCCGTGGGAGAATTCGGAAGGCGCTTTGCGGAGGTCGTCAGGGCCAACGGAAGGGAGGCCGTTGTCTTTGAGAAGGAACCGGGCCAGGCGGTCAAGCCCGAGGAACTTGAAGAGGCCCTCAGGAAGAACCCGGACGTTCATGCGGTGACGATAACCTACAACGAGACTTCAACTGGTGTCCTCAACCCGCTCCCCGAGCTTGCAAAGGTTGTCCACGAGCATGACAAGCTCCTCTTCGTCGATGCCGTCTCCGCCATGGGCGGTGCGGACATAAGGTTCGACGAGTGGGGCATTGATCTGGTCTTCTCGAGCAGTCAGAAGGCCTTTGGAGTGCCGCCCGGGTTGGCGATGGCGGCCGTCAGCCAGAGGGTGTTCGAGATCGCCGAGAAGATGCCGGAGCGCGGCTGGTACTTTGATTTGCCGCTCTACAAGAAGTTCAACGAGAAGGAGAAGGGGACGCCCTCAACGCCACCCCTGCCGCAGATACTCGGCCTCAACGTCGTCCTCAGGATAGTTGAGAAGATGGGCGGAAAGAAGGAATGGCTCGACATGTACAGGAAGAGGAGCGAGATGATCAGGAACGGTGTTAAGGAGATGGGCCTTGGGATTTTGGCGGAGCCCGGCTACGAGAGCCCGACCATCACAGCCGTTGTCGTACCCAGCGGGATGAAGGGCGTTGATGTCTACAACGCGATGCGCGAGCGCGGCTTTGAGCTGGCCA
This is a stretch of genomic DNA from Thermococcus zilligii AN1. It encodes these proteins:
- a CDS encoding 30S ribosomal protein S19, encoding MARKEFRYRGYTLDELLNMPLEEFAKLLPSRQRRSLKRGLPPEQKKLLRKIRLAKKGKYNKPIRTHSRDMVILPEMVGITIHVHNGKEFVPVEIKEEMIGHYLGEFAMTRKVVHHGAPGVGATRSSMFVAVK
- a CDS encoding 50S ribosomal protein L2, whose amino-acid sequence is MGKSLIQQRRGKGTTTFRAPSHRYRGAVKYIPLNITREKTIRGVVEEILHDPGRTAPVARVKLEDGTKKLIIAPEGVLVGQEIYIGPEAPVDTGNTLPLANIPEGTYVYNIEGTPGDGGKYVRAGGTYALVVSREKDKVIVQLPSGELKQFKPDCRATIGIVAGGGRLEKPIVKAGKAYYIAKARNRFWPKPRGVKMNAVNHPHGGKEHHIGSPSTVSRRAAPGQKVGHIAARRTGRRK
- a CDS encoding 50S ribosomal protein L23, encoding MDPYKVIVRPVVTEKAVSLIEKENKLTFIVDKRATKQEIKRAVEKMFQVKVEKVNTLITMKGEKKAYVKLKPEYNASEVAARMGLF
- the rpl4p gene encoding 50S ribosomal protein L4, with protein sequence MKVKVFNLEGEPVEEIELPKVFATPFRPDLIRRAVIASWTHRIQPQGRDPQAGKRRVTENIGKGHDMARVERIKTPPRFAAFVPFAVGGRRTHPPKVEKIIWEDVNRKERRLAIMSAIAATANPDLVKARGHIVDNVPAFPLVVVDDLEKVFKTAQTREIFKKLGIWDDIERAKANTGIRAGKGKMRGRRYKKAKGPLIVVAKNEGIVQGARNHPGVDVVTVDNLGVELLAPGTHPGRLTIWTKGAIERLREIYG
- a CDS encoding 50S ribosomal protein L3, producing the protein MGNIHRPRRGSLAYSPRKRARSIVPKIRNWPEDSEVRMLGFAGYKAGMTHILMIDDNPGLTKGKEIFAPVTIVEVPPLFVYGIRAYRQGYLGLETATEVWFHKLNDHVRRRIKTLPKDYSEEAFQARLGQLEDLVNEGEVVDVRLLVHTQPWLIGLKKKPEVMEYAIGGNDIAAKFEYAKERIGREIRASEVLHEGELLDVVAVTKGKGTQGPVKRWGVKIQFHKAQRAGKGRHVGNLGPWHPARVMWTVPQAGQTGFHHRTELNKRLIAIGENGKLNLDGNEIEITPKGGFPHYGIVRSDFLMIEGTIPGSFKRIIRVRPAIRPPAKKPPVERPQITYISRESKQ
- a CDS encoding putative RNA uridine N3 methyltransferase yields the protein MAWHVFIPDSLLEERDDPKIRTYKVGQIARACAIFGVEHIWIYGAGGKDGKFIKTILEYAETPQYLRKKLFPLMPELKYAGVIPPLRTPHHKLEGKPEVGEIREGFAFRKGRRVYADIGLDELAMVEGDIEGRATFRIVSLRPLRVVPAKPAEYWGYRVHLTEESLAKTLKKARLDLVIATSRRGRDIREVKLPPLEGEVGFVFGSPRKGVMELLGGEEFEFDLILNTIPDQRTETVRTEEALLATLAIFNLIRRD
- a CDS encoding RNA ligase: MVSPQFRHLLLKLGLPEERLLVLEGKGGIVEDEFEGVRYVRFRDSAGGLRRGTVVFENGEAVIGFPHIKRIVQLENGIKRVFKSRPFYVEEKVDGYNVRVVKVGEKVLALTRGGFVCPFTTERIGDFVDFEFFKDYPDLVLAGEVAGPESPYIVEGPPYVKEDIGFFLFDIQEKGTGKSLPVEERYKLAEEYGIPQVESFGLFDYSRLDELYDLIGRLSREKREGIVMKSPDMMKMAKYATPYANINDLKIGSHVFRDLPHGYFMGRIERLAFYLAEKHLKGEEFEEYAKALGKALLRPFVESIHEVAHGGEVEETFTVRVKGIGTAHRMVTHFERLGVEIHIEDIEDLKNGYWRITFKRVYPEATRQIRELWNGLAFVD
- a CDS encoding 50S ribosomal protein L16 encodes the protein MGLRPAKIDRDVDKPAYTRREYIRGAPGPKITIFDMGEPSAEFEYEVSLHAKQAMQIRQNALEAIRIQVNRYLQTAVGKNNYHFKIRVYPFQVLRENPMATGRKADRYGNGMRRPFGKPIGLAARVKKDQKILTVWVNEAHLKFAIDSMRRAKMKLPYSAYYRIYDREGNDVTTKVLSAMKL
- a CDS encoding pyridoxal-phosphate-dependent aminotransferase family protein, whose product is MELRFKMQYEDAYREVYEMVKPKYRLFTAGPVACFPEVLAIMSVQMFSHRAAEAKEVHVDTLKRLKAFIEADKGEIILFPSSGTGFMEAAVRNTVPRGGKVLVTAVGEFGRRFAEVVRANGREAVVFEKEPGQAVKPEELEEALRKNPDVHAVTITYNETSTGVLNPLPELAKVVHEHDKLLFVDAVSAMGGADIRFDEWGIDLVFSSSQKAFGVPPGLAMAAVSQRVFEIAEKMPERGWYFDLPLYKKFNEKEKGTPSTPPLPQILGLNVVLRIVEKMGGKKEWLDMYRKRSEMIRNGVKEMGLGILAEPGYESPTITAVVVPSGMKGVDVYNAMRERGFELAKGYGSVAEKTFRIGNMGYMTFEDIEEMLANLREVIEKLRKK